GGGAGATTCGATCTTCGATAACGCCTCTTACGTTTCCGGCGGGATGTCGGTGATCGACCATCTTCGTCGTCGCCTGCCCAGTGGTGGTAAAGCCAGTTTACGAGCTGTTGATGGAGCGTGCGTCACCAATGTGTACCGGCAGTTGGAACAACTGCCGGCCGACACCACGCACTTGGTTTTGAGCATCGGAGGTAACGACGCTTTATTTGCTGCCGGGGATCTATTTACCGAGGATCCTCAATCGATGGCGCGCTCGTTGGAGCGTGTCGCACAGGTGGTTGATCGATTCGCCCAGGAACATCGCGAGCTGTTACTCCATTTGAAGCAGCTCGAGAAACCGCTGGTCGCTTGCACGGTATACGACCGCATCCCATCGCTCAGCCGGGAAGAACGAGCTGGTCTGAGCGTCTTTAACGATGCAATCACTCGCAACATTTTCCGCGTTGGGGCAACGATGATCGACCTGCGACTGGTTTGCGACGACTCGCGCGATTACGCCGAAGTCTCCCCGATCGAGCCGTCCTCGCAGGGAGGTGAAAAAATCGCCCGAGCAATTGCTGACGCGATTCTGCAGATCGGTAGCCCGCGGCGTGTGATTGTGTAAACGGTCGGCAGTCACGATTTCATTACGCTGGGATCGAGAATCGTATGCCCAGCCCAGTTCGCGTCGCCTCCGTCGGCGATTTGCTGAAACACCATGATCCGCTCGATACGGCAAGTTGGATCTACGTAGGCCACTTCAATCTCGAAGGGCGCCTTCAAGCTGGTCTCTAGATCCAACTGCGACATCCAGCCGAAGCCCATTTTATTAAGGGGAACATGGGCGTAACGTTCGGTGTTCTGGATACGACCTTCCGGATCGAATGGAATCTCTTCGGCGTTTACCTGGCCGGTTAATTTTCCACGGCTGGTCACTTCCTCGAACTTTCGAGCCGGGGTCCCCTGAATCTGTCGCACGACCCAATCTCGCAAGACGTTCGTCATCGCATCTAACGCGCAGTTAGACGGAGTATGCCCAAGCTCGTCGACATCGTGATCGTTTTCAAAAACCTGGTATAGCGCCGGCAACACCTCGACGACGCCGATCCTACCTAACGCACTCGCTGCCGTCCCGCGAACCTGGCAATCGGGGTCGTACTTCAGCCGGTTGAGCAGCGCGAACTCCGCTTGAGCGTCCCCATAATCATGCAAGCAACCGCACACGACCCAGCGAACGACGATCGACGGATCGTCAATAAAGCGAAGGATCGTTTTCGTCGCGTCGCTACCGTAGAGGCGAGTTACCATTTCAACCGCTTCGGACCGATCCTCTTCGTTCGATAGCTGCATGCGACGCTCGAAACAGGCCAGCACTTCGTCCCGGTCGCAAGCAACTAACTCGCGGTGAAGTCGGCGATAGTTATCGGGATCGGTCACGATCTGTGGCCGTGCTTTCAGGAACTCTTCCACACGTTGCGAGATATCCACATGCTCCTCAACTTGGAAAATGGATGGGCACTTCAAGTCGTCACGATCATTTCAATGGAGCATTCTGATGAAATCTGCCCTGTTTCCTGTCTTAAACGATCATGCTGCGTTCTGTCCAGCTACGGACGACACAATCCGATAAATCGGTGCTTTCCTCGAACAAACACCCGTAGCTACCGAACTCCAACCAGAGCAGGGGTACCCATGGCCATGCACACATCGCATACTAGACCACACGCACAATGCACTTGACGCATCGTCAGTATTATCGAAAGAAGCAAGTGGACATCGAGCAACTGCAACAGTTTTTGAAAGTCGCCGAACTGGGCAACTTCACCCGAGCAGCGGAAGTGCTCAGTATTTCGCAGCCGGCGCTCAGCCGTTCGATCGCGCGGTTGGAAGAAGAGCTAGGGCAACCTCTGTTCGAACGACAGTCACGGAAGGTCGTTCTGACCGATGTTGGGCACCTGCTGCAATCACGAGCACATCGCATCGTTTCGCTTGTCGAAGACACGAAGGCCGAGATCTGCGACGACGGCGAGAGCGGGCGAGTTCGCTTGGGCGCGATTCCGACGATTGCACCCTTCTTCCTTCCAGAAATGCTCAGCCCGTTTGCCAAGGCATTTCCTAAGGCCCATCTCACCGTGCAGGAAGACACCACCGACAATCTCCTTCGCCGGTGCCAACAAGGAGAAATTGATCTGGCGATCCTGGCGCTACCAATCTCGGCCAAACATTTGGAGATTGAACCACTGTTCGAAGAAGAGCTTCTCTTGGTGTTACCGGTCGAACACCCCCTGTGTGCCAAGAAGCAGATCAAGCTGGCCGATGTCGAGCCATTCCCGTTTGTCTTGCTGGACGAAGCACACTGCTTATCGGATAACATCGTAACGTTCTGCCGGCATCGCTCTTTCAACCCGATCTCCGTCGAGCGAACCAGTCAACTAGCGACCGTTCAGGAACTAGTTTCGATGAACCACGGGGTGTCCATGATTCCCGCGATGGCCAAAAAACTTGATTCAAGCAATCGGCGTGTCTACCGATCGTTAGCGGGCACGAAGCCTACCCGGAAGCTCGCCATGATCTGGAATCCGTATCGCTTTCAATGCAAGCTGTTGGAACGGTTCAAAGAACACATCCGGGCCTTCTCGCAAACCCATCAGCCGTAATGCTTCGCACGACTAATCTTCTTCACCGAAAAGCGTGCGTTCGACATAGCCCATGATGACCAGTGTTCCCCACGCCAATAACACGGCCATGCAGGCAATGCCATAGTAACCGATGCCGCAGGCGGTTCCGGTGGCCGCCGATACCCAAATGGTTGCTGCCGTGGTCAACCCATGCACCCCACCATGTGCTCGGATGATCGAGCCAGCGCCGAGAAACCCGACCCCGCCGATGATCCCCGCAACAAGGCGAAATACATCGATCCGTAGCCAACCAGGATCGTTTTCGCCGAGTTCGGCGGTGAAGCTCATGCCGATCACCATGATCGTGGCAGCGCCCAACGAGACCAGCATATTGGTTCGCAGGCCTGCCGGTTTATCGTGCTTCTCCCGATTCCACCCCAGCACCGAGCCACAGATGACCGCAAACAAGAGTCGTAGGAACGCGTCGAGATTGGAGGTGACCGTCGCAATGAGAAGAATATCGAACATGAAACAGCTTTCTGGGGGCGTGTGGGACTAACCCAATTTTAACACGCTCTTCACTTCGCAAGAACGTGCCCCAGCGCAGCAAACGAGGGCTTCGATTGAAGCCCTCGTTGCGTTGTGCGGATCATGCGAAGTCACTTACAAATCGGCGCCGCCTGACTTGATGGCTTTCAGCTCTTCGCGAAGTTGACGAACTTCCTGTTCAAGCTCACGCACACGTCGACTCAGCGATTCGACCTGCTCCGGCGTTACAACTTCGCCGCTGACGCCCGCATTGCCGTCGATTCCTTGTAGAGCATTCTGAAGCAGTCGCAGGGCAGGGCGGTCTTCACCCATCGATGGACTACCAGCTTGCGGTGTGCCGGGCTGTGGTGGCATATTCCGTGGGTCACCATAATACAGATTAGTCGACTCCATCCGGTTGCCAACGTAGTAGTTCACCCCAATCCAGCGATCGTCGGGCGAGTTGCGAACCATCTGAATCAATTCGTTGGCATCGTCCACACGACGTCCGTCGTAAGCGACAATCACCGCTCCTACAGGGATACCAGCTTGATCGGCAACTCCACCAGGGCTGACGCTTTCGACGAAGGCACCACGACGAATCGAGACACCGGTTTGGGCACGCAGTTGATCATCGACGGGAAGTACGCGCACACCAAGCACGCGACGACCACCTGTCGGGGCGGCGGCCGGAAGCTGCTCTGGACTTGGCATGGTTCCTTCAACACCGAGCGGATCATACGGTTGCCCTGGGTCGGTCAATGGTGGCGGAACCGGAGTGTCACTTGGCTGACTTCCGAGAACGACATTCAAATCCTTGGATTGGCCACTTTGCACAACCTTCAAACTAAGCTTGTCCCCCGGCTGCTTACCGCTCATCCATTTGCCGAGGTCGTTCAGTGTTTGGAATCGCTGACCGTCAACTGTGACGATTAGGTCCCCCTTCTTCAAACCAGCTCGATCGGCAGGACCGCCTGGATTGACCTCGGTGACGATAATCCCTTTCTGATTGAGAAGGGGATCGTTTTCCGATTCATAGGTATCAAGCATCGCGCCCAGGTAGGGACGTCCGCTTGTATTCGCGGGTGGTTGAGGATCGGCTGGGCGATCGGGCAGATTGTTTTGCACACGATCCAGCAAGTTATTTAACTTGTCGAGTGCCCCCTGAGCATACGCTCCATGAGGAAATGCCAGCAGCATGCCACCTAGCATGATTGCCAGCCCGAAATTCGTTAGCGACCTCATAACTACCTCCCTCTCAATCGTGATCACGGCGAATTGGCCGTAAGAGACGCCTTGTTAGTTGGTATTCTCCCGAATCCACCCCATCAAGGAA
The Blastopirellula marina genome window above contains:
- a CDS encoding SGNH/GDSL hydrolase family protein, which produces MSGHVVLLGDSIFDNASYVSGGMSVIDHLRRRLPSGGKASLRAVDGACVTNVYRQLEQLPADTTHLVLSIGGNDALFAAGDLFTEDPQSMARSLERVAQVVDRFAQEHRELLLHLKQLEKPLVACTVYDRIPSLSREERAGLSVFNDAITRNIFRVGATMIDLRLVCDDSRDYAEVSPIEPSSQGGEKIARAIADAILQIGSPRRVIV
- a CDS encoding HEAT repeat domain-containing protein; protein product: MDISQRVEEFLKARPQIVTDPDNYRRLHRELVACDRDEVLACFERRMQLSNEEDRSEAVEMVTRLYGSDATKTILRFIDDPSIVVRWVVCGCLHDYGDAQAEFALLNRLKYDPDCQVRGTAASALGRIGVVEVLPALYQVFENDHDVDELGHTPSNCALDAMTNVLRDWVVRQIQGTPARKFEEVTSRGKLTGQVNAEEIPFDPEGRIQNTERYAHVPLNKMGFGWMSQLDLETSLKAPFEIEVAYVDPTCRIERIMVFQQIADGGDANWAGHTILDPSVMKS
- a CDS encoding LysR family transcriptional regulator, which codes for MDIEQLQQFLKVAELGNFTRAAEVLSISQPALSRSIARLEEELGQPLFERQSRKVVLTDVGHLLQSRAHRIVSLVEDTKAEICDDGESGRVRLGAIPTIAPFFLPEMLSPFAKAFPKAHLTVQEDTTDNLLRRCQQGEIDLAILALPISAKHLEIEPLFEEELLLVLPVEHPLCAKKQIKLADVEPFPFVLLDEAHCLSDNIVTFCRHRSFNPISVERTSQLATVQELVSMNHGVSMIPAMAKKLDSSNRRVYRSLAGTKPTRKLAMIWNPYRFQCKLLERFKEHIRAFSQTHQP
- a CDS encoding MgtC/SapB family protein, which produces MFDILLIATVTSNLDAFLRLLFAVICGSVLGWNREKHDKPAGLRTNMLVSLGAATIMVIGMSFTAELGENDPGWLRIDVFRLVAGIIGGVGFLGAGSIIRAHGGVHGLTTAATIWVSAATGTACGIGYYGIACMAVLLAWGTLVIMGYVERTLFGEED
- a CDS encoding PDZ domain-containing protein, whose protein sequence is MRSLTNFGLAIMLGGMLLAFPHGAYAQGALDKLNNLLDRVQNNLPDRPADPQPPANTSGRPYLGAMLDTYESENDPLLNQKGIIVTEVNPGGPADRAGLKKGDLIVTVDGQRFQTLNDLGKWMSGKQPGDKLSLKVVQSGQSKDLNVVLGSQPSDTPVPPPLTDPGQPYDPLGVEGTMPSPEQLPAAAPTGGRRVLGVRVLPVDDQLRAQTGVSIRRGAFVESVSPGGVADQAGIPVGAVIVAYDGRRVDDANELIQMVRNSPDDRWIGVNYYVGNRMESTNLYYGDPRNMPPQPGTPQAGSPSMGEDRPALRLLQNALQGIDGNAGVSGEVVTPEQVESLSRRVRELEQEVRQLREELKAIKSGGADL